In one Lujinxingia sediminis genomic region, the following are encoded:
- a CDS encoding MerC domain-containing protein, translated as MKPGPASAQLDADASASLHAHHATPTAIWDRLGIIGSVACIIHCALTPALVGSLAALGFLADEIVHQVLVVLLLGVALLAFWPGFKVHRDLRIVVGAVAGVAILMTTGFMHAFMHDVMHDLFHFEFAETGLTMLGSGILVGTHVANQRLMRAEGACCDH; from the coding sequence GTGAAACCTGGCCCCGCAAGCGCACAACTCGACGCCGACGCCTCCGCCTCTCTGCACGCGCATCACGCGACGCCGACGGCCATCTGGGATCGCCTGGGGATCATCGGCTCGGTGGCCTGCATCATTCACTGCGCGTTGACACCGGCGCTGGTCGGCTCGCTTGCCGCCCTGGGATTTCTGGCCGACGAGATCGTCCATCAGGTGCTGGTGGTACTACTTCTGGGCGTGGCGCTGCTGGCATTCTGGCCGGGCTTTAAGGTCCACCGCGATCTTCGCATCGTGGTCGGTGCCGTCGCCGGCGTCGCGATCCTGATGACCACCGGCTTTATGCACGCGTTTATGCACGACGTGATGCACGATCTCTTTCACTTCGAGTTTGCCGAAACGGGCCTCACCATGCTCGGCTCGGGCATTCTGGTCGGCACGCACGTGGCAAACCAGCGTTTGATGCGCGCCGAAGGTGCCTGCTGCGACCATTGA
- a CDS encoding two-component system sensor histidine kinase NtrB: protein MTVQPYPPIAQRTTPSGRTAAIFALITLICVLPAVAIALGVNLNLHLPSTAASTSTLRGAFTHSTLLMLGGILAISSATLSLSRFMVRRSALTSVISITLFWSGFVAVIQALTVDGAIYTARDMENYIPFTWTITRHLNALLILGAGVLLLWPQRQLALLRPGFMFGVFGLFGALALSLLGLASTLDLPQTTRPEAILIRPWDLPALVIFALSAFVIFPRIHRRYRSHFSLALWLSTLPLLAAQAYLIFGSTWLFDAAFNAAYGLNALSSAVIFGGLIFDYIRSTSQEHHLLRTISEREVRIRTMFEGAAEAIIAFTNDGIIELWNPAATLLFGWREDDIIGRNITTLLVPRAHRPYFTDQLERLVTDRTSPNIHSYALGGPFEIVLLHQDGTEVHVELSLAASGQQEAPIFTLFARDLSAQKQMQLRMTQMDRMITIGTMAAGVGHEINNPLTYLIANLDLIQEAEDDEERHQSLDAARQGAERIRRIVDDLRLLSGFQQQPRHQVDVADALEVALRMTRQLIQRSASLHQTLAKTSPVLADEPRLTQVFINLLTNAAHALSPRPRHENRIDVHLLEIDERVVIEITDNGPGIPPELQESIFEPFFTTKPPGEGSGLGLSLCRQIVESFEGSLTVESQPDQGTTFRVSLPGVEADSR, encoded by the coding sequence GTGACGGTTCAACCCTACCCACCCATCGCGCAGCGCACCACACCTTCGGGGCGAACCGCCGCGATCTTCGCCCTGATCACCCTGATCTGCGTGCTTCCGGCGGTGGCCATTGCGCTGGGAGTGAACTTAAACCTGCACCTCCCCTCGACCGCCGCCTCCACCAGCACGCTGCGCGGAGCTTTTACCCACAGCACCCTCCTGATGCTCGGGGGCATCCTCGCCATAAGCTCGGCCACCTTAAGTCTGTCCCGCTTTATGGTGCGTCGCTCCGCGCTGACCTCGGTGATCAGCATCACCCTCTTCTGGTCGGGCTTTGTCGCCGTCATCCAGGCGCTTACCGTCGACGGCGCGATCTATACTGCGCGCGACATGGAGAACTACATCCCTTTTACCTGGACGATCACCCGCCACCTCAACGCCCTGCTCATCCTGGGCGCCGGCGTGCTGCTCTTATGGCCCCAACGCCAGCTCGCCCTGCTGCGCCCGGGCTTTATGTTCGGCGTCTTCGGCCTCTTTGGTGCCCTGGCGCTCTCCCTGCTCGGACTGGCCTCCACCCTTGACCTTCCTCAAACCACCCGGCCTGAAGCCATCCTCATCCGCCCCTGGGACCTGCCAGCCCTGGTGATCTTTGCGCTCAGTGCCTTTGTGATCTTCCCTCGCATTCATCGCCGCTACCGAAGCCACTTCTCGTTGGCCCTCTGGTTGAGCACCCTTCCCTTGCTCGCCGCCCAGGCCTACCTGATCTTCGGCTCCACCTGGCTCTTCGACGCCGCATTCAACGCTGCCTACGGCTTAAACGCGCTCTCCTCGGCGGTGATCTTCGGAGGTCTTATCTTCGACTACATCCGCTCCACCAGCCAGGAACACCATCTTTTGCGCACCATCAGCGAACGCGAGGTGCGCATCCGCACCATGTTTGAAGGCGCCGCCGAAGCCATCATCGCCTTTACCAACGACGGTATCATCGAGCTGTGGAATCCTGCGGCCACGCTGCTCTTTGGCTGGCGGGAAGACGACATCATCGGACGCAACATCACCACCCTGCTCGTCCCCCGGGCCCACCGCCCCTACTTCACCGACCAGCTGGAGCGCCTGGTCACCGACCGCACCTCACCCAACATCCACAGCTATGCGCTGGGTGGCCCCTTCGAGATTGTCCTGCTGCATCAAGACGGAACGGAGGTGCATGTTGAGCTCTCGCTTGCAGCCAGCGGCCAGCAAGAAGCCCCGATCTTCACACTCTTCGCCCGGGATCTCTCCGCTCAAAAGCAGATGCAGCTGCGCATGACACAGATGGACCGCATGATCACCATCGGCACCATGGCCGCCGGCGTCGGCCATGAAATCAACAACCCGCTGACCTACCTCATCGCCAACCTCGATCTTATCCAGGAGGCCGAAGACGACGAGGAGCGCCACCAAAGCCTTGATGCCGCTCGCCAGGGCGCCGAGCGCATCCGTCGCATCGTCGATGATCTTCGCCTCCTCTCGGGCTTTCAGCAGCAACCTCGCCATCAGGTCGACGTGGCCGACGCCCTGGAGGTCGCCCTGCGCATGACCCGCCAACTCATCCAGCGCAGCGCCTCGCTCCATCAGACCCTGGCCAAAACCTCCCCGGTACTCGCCGACGAGCCGCGGCTGACCCAGGTCTTTATCAACCTGCTCACCAACGCCGCCCACGCCCTGAGCCCCCGCCCACGCCACGAAAACCGCATCGATGTGCATCTTCTCGAGATCGACGAGCGGGTCGTCATCGAAATCACCGACAACGGCCCGGGCATCCCCCCTGAGCTTCAAGAATCGATCTTCGAGCCCTTCTTCACCACCAAACCCCCTGGCGAGGGCAGCGGACTGGGGCTCTCACTCTGCCGCCAGATCGTGGAGTCTTTTGAAGGCAGCCTCACCGTCGAATCACAACCCGACCAGGGCACGACCTTCCGCGTGTCCCTGCCGGGTGTCGAAGCGGACTCCCGATGA